One region of Wyeomyia smithii strain HCP4-BCI-WySm-NY-G18 chromosome 3, ASM2978416v1, whole genome shotgun sequence genomic DNA includes:
- the LOC129732078 gene encoding glutamine synthetase 1, mitochondrial-like: MASKIISLLYRQNLPVFGGHISTRMIHISSTRCSNILKDSPNAQLNKTLLDRYRRLKYNPKLVQATYVWIDGTGEHVRLKDRVLDFAPAKPEDCPEWQYDGSSTYQALGGNSDIRLVPRALYKDPFKSGEKDVIVLCDTYQPDGKPTDSNKRAAMQQAFNETKALEPWFGIEQEYTFLDIDHRPLGWPSGGFPGPQGPYYCATGAENVVGRDIAEAHAIACLYAGIDFAGTNAEVMPAQWEFQVGPSVGMKCADDIWVARYILWRIAEDYGVVVTFDPKPMEGPWNGAGGHCNFSTKAMREDGGMEVIKAAIEKLAKKHDKHIKAYDPHGGKDNERRLVGRLETSSIDNFSWGIADRSTSVRIPRSVANAGKGYFEDRRPSSNCDPYSVCNAILTTCLIED; encoded by the coding sequence ATGGCATCAAAAATAATCAGTTTATTGTATCGGCAGAATTTGCCAGTATTTGGAGGTCATATCTCAACGCGCATGATCCATATCAGTTCCACTCGTTGCTCTAATATTTTAAAGGATTCGCCAAATGCACAGCTCAATAAAACTTTACTAGATCGTTACCGGAGATTGAAATATAATCCCAAACTGGTGCAAGCCACTTACGTGTGGATCGACGGAACCGGTGAACATGTACGCCTAAAGGACCGTGTACTGGACTTTGCACCGGCGAAGCCGGAAGATTGTCCGGAGTGGCAGTACGATGGTAGTTCCACTTACCAGGCCTTGGGTGGTAATTCTGATATTAGATTGGTTCCGCGCGCTCTCTACAAAGATCCCTTCAAATCTGGCGAGAAGGACGTGATCGTGCTGTGTGATACGTACCAACCGGATGGGAAACCAACCGATTCGAACAAGCGAGCGGCAATGCAGCAGGCGTTCAATGAAACAAAAGCTTTGGAACCGTGGTTCGGCATCGAACAGGAGTACACTTTCCTGGACATCGACCATCGTCCACTGGGTTGGCCTTCAGGTGGCTTTCCTGGTCCTCAGGGTCCCTACTATTGTGCCACCGGAGCCGAAAATGTCGTTGGCCGTGATATTGCTGAAGCTCATGCAATCGCCTGTTTGTATGCAGGAATTGATTTCGCTGGAACGAACGCCGAGGTTATGCCAGCGCAGTGGGAATTTCAGGTCGGTCCCAGCGTTGGAATGAAATGCGCCGACGATATTTGGGTTGCTCGCTACATCCTGTGGCGCATCGCCGAGGACTATGGTGTGGTGGTAACGTTTGATCCGAAACCGATGGAAGGACCCTGGAACGGAGCCGGTGGCCATTGTAATTTCTCCACCAAAGCTATGCGAGAGGACGGTGGAATGGAGGTAATCAAAGCGGCTATCGAGAAGTTGGCAAAGAAACACGATAAGCATATCAAAGCGTACGATCCACATGGAGGCAAGGACAACGAGCGCCGGCTGGTTGGTCGCTTGGAAACTTCGTCGATCGATAATTTCAGCTGGGGCATCGCCGATCGTAGTACCAGTGTGCGCATCCCACGCAGTGTCGCCAATGCGGGCAAGGGCTACTTCGAAGATAGACGTCCCAGCTCCAACTGCGATCCGTACAGCGTTTGCAATGCGATTTTAACTACCTGCTTAATCGAGGATTAG